Proteins encoded in a region of the Manduca sexta isolate Smith_Timp_Sample1 chromosome 9, JHU_Msex_v1.0, whole genome shotgun sequence genome:
- the LOC115441369 gene encoding protein NipSnap: MSSLNRILFSCKSISNNARVFSTSTRLNADDGWFSKLLVRRIEPTKESHSRMLSDKEIIYALQTHNIRPDSMDRYLQNYKQAVDFIHSHKEDIGCELVGSWTVSVGDMDQALHLWRYVGGFEKIDKAKILFKQDPDYSSLEKERGTLVRSRHLQYLLAFSFWPNGEPREPNNIYEIRSYSLKPGTMIEWGNNWARGLTYRRSQNEAFAGYFSQIGRLYNVHHIWCYKNLQARRETRESTWRNPGWDECVAYTVPLIREMHCRILEPTVFSPTQ, encoded by the exons ATGAGTTCTcttaatagaatattattttcatgtaaatCTATATCAAACAATGCAAG GGTGTTTTCTACGAGTACAAGATTAAACGCAGATGATGGATGGTTTTCGAAACTCCTGGTGCGAAGAATTGAGCCCACTAAGGAATCACACAGTCGTATGCTTAGTGACAAGGAGATAATTTATGCTCTTCAAACACACAACATAAGACCTGATTCTATGGATAGATATTTGCAAAACTA TAAGCAAGCAGTTGACTTCATACACTCACACAAAGAAGACATTGGCTGTGAACTAGTTGGATCATGGACTGTATCTGTAGGAGACATGGACCAGGCCCTACACCTGTGGAGATATGTAGGaggttttgagaaaattgacaaggctaaaatattgtttaagcAGGATCCT gattATAGTTCATTGGAGAAAGAGCGCGGCACTTTGGTTCGATCGAGGCATCTCCAGTATTTATTAGCTTTCAGTTTCTGGCCAAACGGCGAACCACGCGAaccaaataacatttatgaaatACGTTCTTACag tttgaAACCGGGCACGATGATCGAATGGGGTAACAACTGGGCGAGAGGCCTCACCTACCGTCGCTCTCAAAACGAAGCTTTCGCTGGATACTTCTCGCAGATCGGCAGACTTTACAACGTGCATCATATTTGGT GCTACAAGAATTTGCAAGCCCGTCGTGAAACCCGTGAGAGTACGTGGCGCAACCCGGGCTGGGACGAGTGTGTAGCGTACACCGTGCCGCTCATCAGGGAGATGCACTGCCGAATCCTCGAGCCCACTGTATTCTCCCCTACGCAATAA